The following proteins are co-located in the Eleginops maclovinus isolate JMC-PN-2008 ecotype Puerto Natales chromosome 1, JC_Emac_rtc_rv5, whole genome shotgun sequence genome:
- the rassf11 gene encoding ras association domain-containing protein 8, which translates to MEVKVFVDGIPRVVCGVTDETTCQEVVIALAQALGQPGRYTLQEKFKDFERSMAPNECLLETLEKYGQQARDVRLTLLHNGPLVLDEMNRTKVGRYQPCPPLRRKDAGTRMRRGSGSLSLHRQSLPLSLRQEAEQQKEDVKRPKRKSLTLMEEAWEWLESLGKGKVYSTTFDKDSSKKTDKRNCTSLGVSLTVDHGNSGRNSRSKVRGQKIVKSDLDHQTSCCMGSQTRGKVSKRAEKTEVAKSDQVASSKPATSEDDKNSLRETIIYQLSCLQDLQDQIARIDKLILELEEKQRGKKDEQEAQQRVVEEEVEQIKFWENELKAEEGFEKDLQCQFLEMRANAVGCKAKLEEYHRKMQGLDFFAPQHVAEGDSESISEDGEKASTDNSAVSTQDQQSDQDGDVNINRKFLPCEDLNPPHALVPPGQIKERRPTGPTELREWWTRWSQAQSPQPQSKKKVIHRSELTIYLGSTKV; encoded by the exons ATGGAGGTGAAGGTGTTTGTGGACGGTATTCCCCGCGTGGTTTGTGGCGTAACAGATGAAACGACATGTCAAGAAGTTGTTATAGCATTGGCTCAAGCCCTTG GTCAACCAGGGCGCTACACATTACAGGAGAAATTTAAAGACTTCGAGCGGAGCATGGCGCCCAATGAATGCCTACTGGAGACTCTTGAGAAATACGGCCAGCAGGCAAGGGACGTCCGACTCACACTGCTTCACAACGGACCTTTGGTCTTGGACGAAATGAACAGGACAAAAGTTGGGAGATATCAGCCCTGCCCACCATTGAGAAGAAAAGATGCAGGCACCAGAATGCGGCGGGGTAGCGGTTCACTGAGTTTGCATCGTCAAAGTTTGCCACTAAGTTTAAGACAAGAGGCTGAGCAGCAGAAAGAGGACGTGAAACGACCAAAAAGAAAGTCTCTGACGCTCATGGAGGAAGCCTGGGAATGGCTGGAGAGTCTTGGTAAAGGCAAGGTCTATAGTACCACATTTGATAAGGACAGCAGTAAGAAGACGGATAAAAGGAATTGTACCTCTTTGGGTGTTTCTCTCACTGTGGACCATGGTAACTCAGGTAGAAACAGTAGAAGCAAAGTCAGAGGTCAGAAAATTGTAAAGTCAGACTTGGATCATCAAACGTCCTGCTGCATGGGGAGTCAGACGAGGGGTAAAGTGAGTAAACGAGCAGAGAAGACTGAAGTGGCAAAATCTGATCAAGTAGCCAGTTCAAAACCTGCAACAAGTGAAGACGATAAAAACAGTCTAAGAGAAACCATAATATATCAACTGAGCTGTTTGCAGGACTTACAGGACCAGATTGCACGCATAGACAAACTGATTTTGGAGCTTGAGGAAAAACAGCGGGGCAAGAAAGATGAGCAGGAAGCCCAGCAGAGAGTGGTTGAAGAGGAGGTAGAGCAGATCAAGTTTTGGGAGAATGAGTTAAAGGCAGAGGAAGGTTTCGAGAAAGACTTGCAATGCCAGTTCCTTGAGATGAGAGCTAATGCTGTTGGGTGCAAGGCCAAACTGGAGGAGTACCATCGCAAAATGCAGGGGCTTGATTTCTTTGCCCCTCAACACGTTGCTGAAGGGGATTCAGAGAGCATTTCAGAAGACGGTGAAAAAGCTTCCACGGATAATTCAGCTGTTTCAACTCAGGACCAACAATCTGATCAAGATGGGGATGTAAATATTAACAGGAAGTTCCTGCCCTGTGAGGACTTGAACCCTCCTCACGCTCTAGTTCCTCCCGGGCAGATAAAGGAGCGACGGCCCACTGGGCCCACTGAGCTGAGGGAGTGGTGGACGCGCTGGTCTCAGGCCCAAAGCCCTCAACCACAGAGTAAAAAGAAGGTGATTCACCGCTCTGAGCTCACCATATATCTGGGCAGTACAAAGGTTTAG
- the ampd1 gene encoding AMP deaminase 1, translated as MPKVSVPETDDKMRAFAEQVFASETKSEDVRDELSIFDVDEDCPIMHMEMAHHLHSEDDAEKRKRHQHCHTMSLPAASGKAGGATVVSVEVETPTYLEVPDFQRVAIIGDYASGVTMDDFELSCKGLYRALTIREKYMRIAYQRFPRTTSEYLCEIEGESFKPEDQVQPVFTTPPKNGEDPFDANTLPKNLGYVARMKDGVIYVYNDAAAADKHEHKDLPCPDYNTFIDDMNFLIALIAQGPTKTYTHRRLKFLMSKFNVHEMLNEMEEMKELKSNPHRDFYNCRKVDTHIHAAACMNQKHLLRFIKRSYRVDADRIVHKLNGKEVTMKELFESLHLHPYDLTVDSLDVHAGRQTFQRFDKFNAKYNPVGASELRDLYMKTENHIGGEYFATIIKEVANDLEEAKYQYAEPRLSIYGCNPSEWEKLSSWFVRHRVFSPNLKWMIQIPRIYDIFRARNFVPHFGKMLENIFLPVFQATIDPHSNPDLSIFLQHVTGFDSVDDESKHSGHMFCTKSPKPEEWDIAKNPSYTYYIYYMYANITVLNQLRRERGMNTFTFRPHCGEAGAVTHLLAAFMTADNISHGLNLKKSPVLQYLYYLTQIPIAMSPLSNNSLFLEYAKNPLLEFHKKGLVVSLSTDDPMQFHYTKEPLMEEYAIAAQVFKLSTCDMCEISRNSVIQSAMSDGEKKQFLGKDYLKEGPEGNDIRKTNVAQIRMAYRYETLCYELNRIKEGLKSE; from the exons ATGCCTAAAGTCTCAGTGCCAG AGACCGATGATAAGATGAGGGCCTTCGCGGAACAGGTCTTTGCGTCGGAGACCAAAAGTGAAGATGTCCGCGATGAGCTCTCTATATTTGATGTGGATGAGGACTGTCCCATCATGCACATGGAGATGGCCCACCATCTGCACTCTGAGGATGATGCTGAGAAACG CAAGAGGCACCAGCACTGCCACACCATGTCCCTGCCAGCAGCCTCTGGCAAGGCAGGTGGAGCCACTGTAGTGTCAGTGGAAGTGGAGACACCCACCTACCTGGAAGTACCTGACTTCCAGAGAGTGGCCATCATCGGGGACTACGCCTCTGGG GTGACCATGGATGACTTTGAGCTGTCCTGTAAGGGTCTGTACCGTGCCTTGACCATCAGGGAGAAGTACATGAGGATTGCCTACCAGCGTTTCCCACGAACAACATCCGAGTACCTGTGTGAAATCGAGGGAGAGTCTTTCAAACCTGAAGATCAGGTGCAGCCAG TCTTCACTACTCCTCCAAAGAACGGAGAAGACCCCTTTGATGCTAACACCCTGCCAAAGAATCTGGGATACGTTGCTCGTATGAAGGATGGTGTCATCTACGTGTACAacgatgctgctgctgccgatAAACATGAGCACAAAGACCTGCCCTGCCCCGACTACAACACCTTCATTGACGACATGAACTTCCTCATTGCTCTCATTGCACAGGGCCCAAC taAGACTTACACTCACCGTCGTCTCAAGTTCCTCATGTCAAAGTTCAACGTGCACGAGATGCTGAATGAgatggaggagatgaaggagtTGAAGTCAAACCCCCACAGGGACTTCTACAATTGCAGGAAG GTGGACACCCACATCCACGCTGCCGCCTGCATGAACCAGAAGCACCTGCTGCGCTTCATCAAGAGGTCGTACCGCGTGGACGCTGACCGCATCGTGCACAAGCTAAACGGGAAAGAGGTCACCATGAAGGAGCTCTTTGAGTCCCTCCACCTGCATCCTTATGACCTCACTGTGGACTCCCTGGATGTGCACGCT GGAAGACAAACCTTCCAGCGTTTCGATAAGTTTAATGCCAAGTACAACCCTGTGGGAGCCAGTGAGCTGCGTGACCTGTACATGAAGACAGAGAACCACATTGGTGGAGAGTACTTTGCCACCATTATCAAG GAAGTAGCAAATGACTTGGAGGAGGCCAAGTACCAGTATGCTGAACCTCGTCTGTCTATTTACGGCTGCAACCCCAGCGAGTGGGAGAAGCTCTCTAGCTGGTTTGTCAGGCACAGAGTCTTCTCCCCAAACCTCAAATGGATGATTCAAATTCCCAGGATCTA CGACATCTTTAGAGCCAGGAACTTTGTGCCCCACTTTGGCAAGATGTTGGAGAACATTTTCCTTCCAGTGTTCCAGGCCACCATCGACCCACACTCCAACCCCGATCTCAGCATCTTCCTCCAGCAT GTGACAGGTTTCGACAGCGTGGATGATGAGTCCAAGCACAGTGGTCACATGTTCTGCACCAAGAGCCCCAAACCAGAAGAGTGGGACATCGCCAAGAACCCCTCCTACACCTACTACATCTACTATATGTATGCCAACATCACAGTTCTCAACCAGCTCCGTAG agagagggggatgaACACTTTCACGTTCAGGCCTCACTGCGGTGAAGCCGGGGCCGTCACCCATCTGCTGGCTGCCTTCATGACTGCTGACAACATCTCTCACGGCCTCAACCTCAAGAAG AgtcctgtgctgcagtacctgtACTACTTGACCCAGATCCCCATCGCCATGTCCCCACTCAGCAACAACAGCCTGTTCCTGGAATACGCCAAGAACCCGCTGCTGGAGTTCCACAAGAAAGGCCTGGTGGTTTCTCTGTCCACAGACGACCCCATGCAGTTCCATTACACCAAG GAACCCCTGATGGAAGAGTACGCCATTGCAGCCCAGGTCTTCAAGCTCAGTACCTGCGACATGTGTGAGATCTCAAGGAACAGCGTCATCCAGAGCGCCATGTCTGATGGG GAGAAGAAACAGTTCCTTGGTAAAGACTACCTGAAGGAGGGTCCCGAGGGCAACGACATCCGTAAAACCAACGTGGCCCAGATCCGTATGGCCTATCGTTATGAGACCCTGTGCTACGAGCTCAACCGCATCAAAGAAGGCTTGAAGTCTGAGTAA